One Azoarcus sp. DN11 DNA segment encodes these proteins:
- a CDS encoding CBS domain-containing protein, translated as MNREFEPLPQARLAGLHCEVARTDESRRVSPASPAVEVMTDFTRVPAATISGETLLAEANRAMLLRGVRLLLVTDARHLVRGVLSVADLLGERPVHTARERGVPLGELVVDNVMTPLDKTEAVELGEVMRADVGHIVATLRRSGRQHALVLEREEGGRGLIRGIFSASQIARQLGEPQPMTTEIARTFAEIEAAIAA; from the coding sequence ATGAACCGGGAATTCGAACCGCTGCCGCAAGCCCGGCTCGCCGGCCTGCATTGCGAAGTCGCCAGGACCGACGAGAGCCGCAGGGTGTCGCCGGCTTCACCGGCCGTCGAGGTCATGACGGACTTCACCCGTGTGCCGGCGGCGACGATTTCCGGCGAAACGCTGCTCGCCGAGGCGAATCGCGCGATGCTGCTGCGCGGGGTCCGGCTGCTTCTGGTGACGGATGCGCGCCACCTCGTGCGTGGCGTCCTCAGCGTCGCCGACCTGCTCGGTGAGCGCCCGGTGCATACCGCGCGCGAACGTGGCGTGCCCCTGGGCGAACTGGTCGTCGACAACGTCATGACGCCGCTGGACAAGACCGAAGCCGTCGAGTTGGGCGAGGTGATGCGCGCGGATGTCGGCCACATCGTCGCGACGCTGCGCCGCTCCGGCCGGCAGCATGCGCTGGTGCTGGAGCGCGAGGAGGGCGGGCGCGGCCTGATCCGGGGCATCTTCTCCGCCTCGCAGATTGCGCGCCAGCTCGGCGAACCGCAGCCGATGACCACCGAGATCGCGCGCACTTTCGCCGAGATCGAAGCTGCGATCGCCGCGTGA
- a CDS encoding heterodisulfide reductase-related iron-sulfur binding cluster translates to MSKREGSLDAPTRHPIAWQKADYYDEAALDGELERVFDICHGCRRCVNLCNAFPTLFDLVDEGSTGELDGVARKDFVKVVDQCYLCDLCFMTKCPYVPPHPWNVDFPHLMLRAKAVKFRKGEVRLRDKVLTSTDALGKLAAIPVVAQTVNAANRNPAARTVLQSVLGVDKRRELPPYAPARFRNSADARADWPVRDGERTPGKVAIFSTCYINYNEPGIGHDLVAVLAHNEIPVVLAHREACCGMPKLELGDLEGVRRLKDVNIPPLAKLARDGYALLAAVPSCALMFKQELPLMFPDDPLVLAVGEAMFDPFEYFMLRHRDGLLKTDFKQPLGKVAYHIPCHGRVQNIGQKTREALQLVPGTEVTTVERCAGHDGTWGVKEEFFEQSMKIGRPVFRQMAQAGPDFISSDCPIAGRHIQQGIRDGGTDLKAEKAHPLTLLRRAYGL, encoded by the coding sequence ATGTCCAAGCGCGAAGGCAGCCTCGACGCCCCCACGCGTCACCCGATCGCGTGGCAGAAGGCCGATTACTACGACGAGGCGGCGCTCGATGGCGAACTCGAGCGCGTCTTCGACATCTGTCACGGCTGCCGGCGCTGCGTGAACCTGTGCAACGCCTTCCCGACGCTCTTCGATCTCGTCGACGAGGGCAGCACAGGCGAACTCGACGGCGTCGCCAGGAAGGATTTCGTCAAGGTCGTCGACCAGTGCTACCTGTGCGACCTGTGCTTCATGACGAAGTGTCCCTACGTCCCGCCGCACCCATGGAACGTCGATTTCCCGCACCTGATGCTGCGGGCCAAGGCCGTCAAGTTCCGCAAGGGGGAGGTGCGCCTGCGCGACAAGGTGCTGACGAGCACCGATGCGCTCGGCAAGCTCGCCGCGATTCCCGTCGTCGCCCAGACCGTCAACGCTGCGAATCGCAACCCTGCGGCCCGAACCGTGCTGCAGTCCGTGCTCGGCGTCGACAAGCGGCGCGAACTCCCGCCCTACGCGCCGGCGAGATTCCGCAACTCAGCCGACGCCCGCGCCGACTGGCCGGTGCGCGACGGCGAACGTACGCCGGGCAAGGTCGCGATCTTCTCGACCTGCTACATCAACTACAACGAACCGGGCATCGGGCACGATCTCGTCGCGGTGCTCGCGCACAACGAGATCCCCGTCGTCCTCGCGCACCGGGAAGCCTGTTGCGGCATGCCCAAGCTCGAGCTGGGCGACCTCGAGGGCGTGCGCCGCCTGAAGGACGTGAACATCCCGCCGCTCGCCAAGCTCGCCCGCGACGGCTACGCGCTCCTCGCCGCCGTGCCGTCCTGCGCCCTGATGTTCAAGCAGGAGCTGCCCCTCATGTTCCCGGACGATCCGCTCGTCCTCGCTGTCGGGGAGGCGATGTTCGACCCCTTCGAATACTTCATGCTGCGCCATCGCGACGGCCTGCTGAAAACCGACTTCAAGCAGCCGCTCGGCAAGGTCGCGTATCACATCCCCTGCCACGGCCGCGTCCAGAACATCGGCCAGAAGACGCGCGAGGCCCTCCAGCTCGTGCCCGGCACCGAGGTCACCACGGTCGAGCGCTGCGCGGGCCACGACGGCACCTGGGGCGTCAAGGAGGAATTCTTCGAGCAGTCGATGAAGATCGGGCGCCCCGTGTTTCGCCAGATGGCGCAGGCCGGGCCGGATTTCATCAGCTCCGACTGCCCCATCGCCGGCCGCCACATCCAGCAGGGCATCCGCGACGGCGGCACCGACCTGAAGGCCGAAAAGGCGCATCCCCTGACCCTGTTGCGCAGGGCATACGGACTGTGA
- a CDS encoding permease gives MRADLPHDLRLTPRDALRHRGAAAMLCVLALAGSTTGCAGVRSASAELSALPPMPPILGNRSTPIQTALAYHETIRGMNASELARERSAQSAAGNAPLAQIKLAMLLSHAPQGVAHLQRAQSLLEAINASEKADAVALQPLARVLAEQVQERLRLESTAERLTQQLERTGQQLKDAQKQGEELQAKLDALTEIERTLPARPSASTPAQSAPRERRTEK, from the coding sequence ATGAGAGCTGACCTTCCCCACGACCTGCGCCTCACGCCCCGCGACGCCCTCAGGCATCGTGGCGCGGCCGCCATGCTCTGCGTGCTGGCTCTCGCCGGGAGCACCACGGGCTGCGCCGGCGTGCGCAGCGCCAGCGCCGAGTTGTCCGCGCTGCCGCCGATGCCGCCCATCCTCGGCAACCGCAGCACCCCGATCCAGACGGCGCTCGCCTACCACGAGACGATTCGCGGCATGAATGCCTCGGAACTCGCACGCGAGCGCTCGGCGCAGTCCGCTGCGGGCAATGCGCCGCTCGCGCAGATCAAGTTGGCGATGCTGCTGAGCCACGCGCCGCAGGGAGTCGCCCATCTCCAGCGCGCACAATCCTTGCTCGAGGCGATCAATGCGTCCGAGAAGGCCGATGCGGTGGCGCTGCAGCCGCTCGCCCGCGTGCTGGCCGAGCAGGTGCAGGAGCGCCTGCGGCTCGAGAGCACTGCGGAACGGCTGACCCAGCAGCTCGAGCGAACAGGGCAGCAGCTCAAGGACGCGCAGAAACAGGGCGAAGAGCTTCAGGCGAAGCTCGACGCCTTGACCGAAATCGAACGCACCCTGCCGGCAAGGCCGTCCGCATCGACGCCGGCGCAATCGGCGCCACGGGAAAGGAGAACCGAGAAATGA
- a CDS encoding proline--tRNA ligase, translated as MRASQYFISTLKEAPSDAEIVSQKLMLRAGFIRKVAAGIYSYLPIGLRVIRKVENIVREEMNRAGALELTMPMVQPSELWAETGRWEKMGEEMLRFKDRHERDFALQPTSEEVVTDIARQELKSYRQLPKNFYQIQTKFRDERRPRFGVMRGREFTMKDAYSFDRDVDAAGRSYDAMYAAYCRIFDRLGLTYRAVAADTGAIGGDRSHEFQVIADTGEDAIVYCPDSDYAANIELAEALPLLASRAAPAKALEKISTPGKETCKDVAELLGVPLETNVKSLVLATDDVDEKGQPAGVTVWLLLVRADHELNEVKASKIDGLKAGFRFATEVEIHEHFGCKPGYLGPIGLKKPVKIIADRTVANMSDFICGANDEDYHFTGANWGRDLPEPDLVADLRNVREGDASPDGKGQLAIQRGIEVGHVFYLGTKYSKSMNATFLDVDGKPKHFEMGCYGIGVTRILGAAIEQNNDARGIIWPDALAPFRIVVCPVGWGKSEAVRNEALKLYEGLIAAGVDAILDDRDERPGVMLADWELIGVPHRVVIGDRGLKEGVAEYQGRRDAEATKVAIADLAGFVAAKMRGE; from the coding sequence ATGCGCGCCAGCCAGTATTTCATCTCCACCCTGAAGGAAGCCCCCTCGGACGCCGAAATTGTCAGCCAGAAGCTGATGCTGCGCGCGGGCTTCATCCGCAAGGTTGCCGCCGGCATCTACAGCTACCTGCCGATCGGCCTGCGGGTGATCCGCAAGGTCGAGAACATCGTGCGCGAGGAAATGAACCGCGCCGGCGCGCTCGAGCTGACGATGCCGATGGTGCAGCCGTCCGAGCTGTGGGCCGAGACCGGCCGCTGGGAGAAGATGGGCGAGGAGATGCTGCGCTTCAAGGATCGCCACGAGCGCGACTTCGCGCTGCAGCCGACCTCGGAAGAAGTCGTCACCGACATCGCGCGCCAGGAGCTGAAGAGCTACCGCCAGCTGCCGAAGAACTTCTACCAGATCCAGACCAAGTTCCGCGACGAGCGCCGGCCGCGCTTCGGCGTGATGCGCGGACGCGAGTTCACGATGAAGGACGCGTATTCCTTCGACCGTGACGTCGACGCCGCGGGCCGCAGCTACGACGCGATGTACGCCGCCTACTGCCGCATCTTCGACCGCCTGGGTCTGACCTACCGCGCCGTGGCCGCCGACACCGGCGCGATCGGCGGCGACCGCTCGCACGAGTTCCAGGTGATCGCCGACACCGGCGAGGACGCGATTGTGTATTGCCCGGATTCCGACTACGCCGCGAACATCGAGCTCGCCGAAGCGCTGCCGCTGCTCGCCTCCCGCGCAGCACCCGCCAAGGCGCTCGAAAAGATCTCGACCCCGGGCAAGGAGACCTGCAAGGACGTCGCCGAACTGCTCGGCGTACCGCTCGAGACGAACGTCAAATCGCTGGTGCTTGCGACCGATGATGTCGATGAAAAGGGCCAGCCCGCAGGTGTCACCGTGTGGCTGCTGCTCGTGCGTGCCGACCACGAGCTGAACGAAGTGAAGGCGAGCAAGATCGACGGACTGAAGGCGGGCTTCCGCTTCGCGACCGAAGTCGAGATCCACGAACACTTCGGCTGCAAGCCGGGCTACCTCGGCCCGATCGGGCTGAAGAAGCCGGTGAAGATCATCGCCGACCGCACCGTCGCCAACATGTCGGACTTCATCTGCGGCGCGAACGACGAGGACTACCACTTCACCGGCGCGAACTGGGGCCGCGACCTGCCCGAGCCGGATCTCGTCGCCGACCTGCGCAACGTACGCGAAGGCGATGCGAGCCCGGACGGCAAGGGGCAGCTCGCGATCCAGCGCGGCATCGAAGTCGGCCACGTGTTCTACCTCGGCACGAAGTACTCGAAGTCGATGAACGCGACCTTCCTCGACGTCGACGGCAAGCCCAAACACTTCGAGATGGGCTGCTACGGCATCGGCGTCACGCGCATCCTCGGCGCCGCGATCGAGCAGAACAACGACGCGCGCGGCATCATCTGGCCGGATGCGCTCGCGCCCTTCCGCATCGTCGTGTGCCCGGTGGGCTGGGGCAAGTCGGAGGCGGTACGCAACGAGGCGCTGAAGCTCTACGAGGGCCTGATCGCCGCCGGCGTCGATGCGATCCTCGACGACCGCGACGAGCGCCCCGGCGTGATGCTCGCCGACTGGGAGCTGATCGGCGTGCCGCATCGCGTCGTCATCGGCGACCGCGGCCTGAAGGAAGGTGTGGCCGAGTACCAGGGCCGCCGTGACGCCGAAGCGACGAAGGTCGCGATCGCCGATCTCGCCGGTTTCGTTGCCGCGAAGATGCGGGGCGAATGA
- a CDS encoding HAMP domain-containing sensor histidine kinase, with protein sequence MSRLSFSYSLLASFLLVAAILGATALGGLITLEEFASRHRESVDDALKYSTAVQQLGERSVDMERSARQFLVLKDPLLRERFEQARSESLAALDTISALHAPGVTLLVDEWRLAAAAAGAALTGKGAAEAATAALGRVPPLNERLAGEVRMQLDRQSQLLFAELDANRGRLAWHVLAAIVAACTFAALTGWWLLRPINRLEAAIEALGESRFDEPVAIPGPADLRRVGRRLDWLRLRLADLEANRSRVLRHVSHELKTPLASLREGIALLEDGVVGELSGEQREVVAILQHNTHALQGHIEDLLGYNAAVFHARNLRRRPVMLRALAESVIAEQQLPIQTRNLKVVLRGDPPAFSADPDKLRIVLANLLANAVSFSPRDGEIRLTLSKEPGWVRIDCIDQGPGAAADEAERIFDPFFQGSRQPEEPRHGSGLGLSIVREFIVAHGGRVGLQPSTKGAYFRIELPNES encoded by the coding sequence ATGTCGCGCCTTTCATTCAGCTATTCGCTGCTTGCCAGCTTTCTGCTCGTCGCGGCGATCCTGGGTGCCACGGCGCTGGGGGGGCTGATTACGCTCGAGGAATTTGCGAGCCGGCACCGCGAAAGCGTCGATGACGCGCTGAAGTATTCGACGGCGGTGCAGCAACTGGGGGAGCGCAGCGTCGATATGGAGCGCAGCGCACGCCAGTTCCTCGTGCTGAAGGATCCGCTCCTGCGCGAGCGCTTCGAGCAGGCGCGCAGCGAGTCCCTCGCCGCCCTGGATACGATTTCCGCACTGCATGCGCCGGGCGTCACCCTGCTCGTGGACGAGTGGCGCCTGGCGGCCGCGGCCGCCGGCGCGGCGCTGACCGGCAAGGGCGCGGCGGAAGCGGCAACGGCCGCCCTGGGCCGCGTGCCGCCGCTGAACGAGCGGCTCGCGGGCGAAGTGCGGATGCAGCTCGATCGCCAGAGCCAGCTCCTGTTCGCGGAACTGGATGCCAACCGCGGCCGCCTGGCGTGGCACGTGCTCGCCGCGATCGTCGCCGCGTGTACCTTCGCGGCGCTGACCGGCTGGTGGCTGCTGCGGCCGATCAACCGGCTGGAGGCGGCGATCGAGGCGCTGGGCGAAAGCCGCTTCGACGAACCGGTTGCGATCCCCGGCCCCGCGGACCTGCGCCGCGTCGGCCGCCGCCTCGACTGGCTGCGCCTGCGGCTCGCGGACCTCGAAGCGAACCGCAGCCGGGTGCTGCGTCACGTGTCGCACGAGCTGAAAACGCCGCTCGCATCGCTGCGCGAAGGCATTGCGCTGCTGGAGGACGGGGTGGTCGGCGAGCTCTCGGGGGAGCAGCGCGAGGTGGTCGCGATCCTGCAGCACAACACCCACGCGCTGCAGGGGCACATCGAGGATCTGCTGGGCTACAACGCGGCGGTGTTCCACGCGCGCAACCTGCGCCGTCGCCCGGTGATGCTGCGCGCGCTTGCCGAGTCGGTCATCGCCGAACAGCAGCTGCCGATCCAGACGCGCAACCTGAAGGTAGTCTTGCGCGGCGATCCACCCGCGTTCAGCGCGGATCCCGACAAGCTGCGCATCGTGCTGGCGAATCTGCTGGCGAACGCCGTGTCGTTCAGCCCGCGCGACGGCGAGATCCGCCTCACGCTGAGCAAGGAGCCCGGCTGGGTCCGCATCGATTGCATCGACCAGGGGCCGGGGGCCGCAGCCGACGAAGCCGAACGCATCTTCGACCCCTTCTTCCAGGGCAGCCGCCAGCCGGAAGAGCCGCGCCACGGCAGCGGGCTCGGCCTTTCCATCGTACGCGAGTTCATCGTCGCCCATGGCGGGCGCGTCGGGCTTCAGCCTTCGACCAAAGGCGCCTATTTCAGGATCGAACTTCCCAATGAGAGCTGA
- a CDS encoding RNA pyrophosphohydrolase, protein MLDREGYRPNVGIVLVNARNEVFWGKRIREHSWQFPQGGIKHGESPEQAMFRELFEEVGLRPEHVKILGRTRGWLRYDVPKHWIRREWRNTYRGQKQIWFLLRLVGRDSDVCLRASNHPEFDAWRWSEYWVPLDAVIEFKRQVYQQALLELSKNLFRVRPGDLPEAYRAAAQERES, encoded by the coding sequence ATGCTCGACCGTGAAGGCTATCGCCCGAACGTCGGCATCGTTCTGGTCAACGCGCGCAACGAGGTGTTCTGGGGCAAACGGATTCGCGAACATTCCTGGCAGTTTCCGCAGGGGGGCATCAAGCACGGGGAATCCCCCGAGCAGGCGATGTTCCGGGAACTCTTCGAAGAGGTGGGTCTGCGCCCCGAGCATGTGAAGATTCTTGGCCGCACGCGCGGCTGGCTGAGGTATGACGTTCCGAAACACTGGATAAGGAGGGAGTGGCGCAACACCTATCGCGGTCAGAAACAGATCTGGTTTCTCCTGCGGCTGGTGGGGCGTGATTCCGACGTCTGCCTGCGAGCCAGCAATCATCCGGAGTTCGATGCCTGGCGCTGGAGTGAGTATTGGGTGCCGCTGGACGCTGTCATAGAGTTCAAGCGGCAGGTGTATCAACAGGCACTGCTGGAGCTGTCGAAAAATCTGTTCCGGGTTCGCCCCGGCGACCTGCCCGAGGCCTACCGGGCCGCGGCGCAGGAGCGCGAATCCTGA
- a CDS encoding polymer-forming cytoskeletal protein gives MFNKPAMFPKAPDAPASRTNGTSRPAPGSLTAGPASSSASLARSTSELPASISGSSPAADEKVAAAADVAAAPIEDAMQGTGSRLIVGPDVKLKGAEILDCDTLVVEGRVEATMDSRVIRIAENGSFSGTVGIDVAEVHGRFEGELTARSQLIIHSTGRVSGKIRYGKILIEEGGEISGDVQSLATAKDAGRDTVRAVGRDESSNVKVAGAAA, from the coding sequence ATGTTCAACAAACCCGCCATGTTCCCCAAAGCGCCAGACGCCCCGGCATCGCGCACCAACGGCACGTCGCGGCCGGCACCGGGCAGTCTGACCGCGGGGCCGGCGTCTTCTTCCGCGAGCCTGGCGCGCAGCACCTCCGAATTGCCGGCCTCGATCAGCGGCTCCTCTCCGGCCGCTGACGAGAAGGTGGCGGCAGCGGCGGACGTCGCGGCCGCCCCGATCGAAGACGCCATGCAGGGTACGGGCAGCCGCCTGATCGTCGGACCGGATGTCAAGCTCAAGGGCGCCGAGATCCTCGACTGCGACACCCTGGTCGTCGAGGGCCGCGTCGAGGCCACGATGGACAGCCGCGTCATCCGCATCGCCGAGAACGGCTCCTTCTCGGGCACCGTCGGTATCGACGTCGCCGAGGTGCACGGCCGTTTCGAGGGCGAACTCACCGCGCGCAGCCAGTTGATCATCCACTCGACCGGCCGCGTCAGCGGCAAGATCCGCTACGGTAAGATCCTGATCGAGGAAGGGGGCGAGATTTCCGGTGACGTGCAGTCGCTCGCGACGGCGAAGGATGCGGGCCGGGACACCGTGCGAGCCGTCGGCCGTGATGAATCCAGTAACGTGAAGGTCGCCGGCGCCGCGGCCTGA
- a CDS encoding PilZ domain-containing protein: protein MEHRLFRRRSISISFRVHDAETGKFIGRIGDISKGGLLVYGPSKMLPGLLYRLRIDLPDDHGKPRSVVLPAKAMWSGHDTNPEFCSTGFRLFELDRPENQAALNVMLSRFTVGFEDEDADA, encoded by the coding sequence ATGGAACATCGCCTGTTTCGCCGCCGATCGATCTCGATCTCGTTTCGCGTGCATGACGCGGAAACGGGCAAATTCATCGGGCGCATCGGCGACATCAGCAAGGGCGGCCTGCTGGTGTACGGTCCGAGCAAGATGCTGCCCGGCCTGCTGTACCGACTGCGGATCGATCTGCCCGACGACCACGGCAAACCGCGCAGCGTGGTGCTGCCGGCCAAGGCGATGTGGTCGGGCCATGACACCAATCCCGAGTTCTGCAGCACGGGCTTTCGCCTGTTCGAGCTCGATCGGCCGGAAAACCAGGCCGCGCTGAACGTCATGCTGTCGCGCTTCACCGTCGGTTTCGAGGACGAAGACGCGGATGCCTGA
- a CDS encoding lytic transglycosylase domain-containing protein yields MSAFGGEAFAGNQVYEPMAASVRAALHAAVSDAGAPEVLIADATERVRWLQEMSHRLEKRIPDRTYREDLLTSVHYEATRAGLDAQLVLGLIQVESGFRKYAVSGAGARGYMQVMPFWVRTIGGPEDNLFHLRTNLRYGCTILRHYLDVEKGDLFRALGRYNGSLGRPEYPNMVRAAWERYWSYQPLKLAVSDAHGRPN; encoded by the coding sequence ATGTCGGCCTTCGGCGGGGAGGCCTTTGCCGGCAACCAGGTTTATGAGCCGATGGCGGCAAGCGTGCGCGCGGCCCTGCATGCGGCGGTCAGCGACGCGGGGGCGCCCGAGGTGCTGATCGCCGACGCGACCGAGCGTGTCCGCTGGCTGCAGGAGATGTCGCACCGTCTGGAAAAGCGGATTCCGGATCGCACCTACCGCGAGGATCTGCTGACGTCCGTGCATTACGAGGCGACGCGGGCAGGACTCGACGCGCAGCTCGTGCTCGGGCTGATCCAGGTCGAGAGCGGCTTCCGCAAGTACGCGGTGTCGGGCGCCGGGGCGCGCGGCTACATGCAGGTGATGCCGTTCTGGGTCAGGACGATCGGCGGCCCCGAGGACAACCTCTTCCATCTGCGCACGAACCTGCGCTACGGCTGCACGATCCTGCGCCATTACCTGGACGTCGAGAAGGGCGACCTGTTCCGGGCCCTGGGGCGCTACAACGGCAGCCTCGGCCGCCCGGAATATCCGAACATGGTGCGCGCAGCCTGGGAGCGGTACTGGAGCTATCAGCCGCTGAAACTGGCCGTGTCGGACGCGCACGGCCGGCCGAACTGA
- a CDS encoding rubrerythrin family protein, with the protein MELKGSKTEANLKAAFGGESQANRRYLYFAAKADVEGQNDVAAVFRSTAEGETGHAHGHLEYLEACGDPATGLPFGATRANLGAAIAGETHEYTDMYPGMSKVAREEGFDEIADWFQTLAKAERSHANRFQKALDALQD; encoded by the coding sequence ATGGAACTGAAAGGATCCAAGACCGAAGCGAACCTGAAAGCCGCGTTTGGCGGCGAATCGCAGGCCAACCGCCGTTATCTCTACTTCGCCGCGAAGGCCGACGTGGAAGGGCAGAACGACGTGGCCGCCGTGTTCCGCTCGACGGCGGAAGGTGAAACCGGCCACGCGCACGGCCACCTGGAGTATCTCGAAGCCTGTGGCGACCCCGCCACCGGCCTGCCGTTCGGTGCCACGCGGGCCAATCTCGGCGCCGCCATCGCCGGTGAGACGCACGAGTACACCGACATGTACCCGGGGATGTCGAAAGTCGCGCGCGAAGAGGGTTTCGACGAAATCGCCGACTGGTTCCAGACGCTCGCGAAGGCCGAGCGCTCGCACGCCAACCGCTTCCAGAAGGCGCTGGACGCCCTGCAGGATTGA